CATGTGAATATCGTTCCGGATAGCACAAAGGGACGTTATTTCAGCGGCCACGACGATGGGCTGCATTTTTCCAATTGTAGTGGCAATATAGTGGTCGACAGTTGCCGCTTCGCCGGTTTGATGGACGACCCTATTAATGTTCATGGTACCTACGTAAAGATCATCCGGAAGCTCGGCAGCAATCGCCTCCTGTGCCGCTTTATGGAGTCTATGAGCATTGGGATGGAGTGGGCAAGAACAAACGAGAAAGTGGCATTCATTAATCATCATTCTCTTCAAACTATTGGTAACAGCAAGGTAACTGCCTTTAAGGTGAATAGCCCCACCGACTTTGAACTGACGCTTTCTGATACCATTCCGGTACGGGTGGCAGAAAGCGATGGGCTCGAAAATACCACCTGGACGCCCAATGTCACTGTCCGTAATTCATCTTTTGAAAGCTGCCGCGCAAGAGGGTTGCTCGTGAGTACACCAGGTAAAGTGATCGTAACCGGCAACAACTTTTCATCAAGCGGTTCCGCGATACTCATTGCCGGAGATGTGAATTCATGGTATGAATCCGGTGCCGTCAGAGATGTACTGATAAAAAACAACAGGTTCCTGGCGCCATGTAATACCTCGGATTATCAGTTTACCGAAGCAGTGATCAGCATCTACCCCGAAATACCGATTATGAATGCCGCTACGCCACCGTATCATAAGAATATACGGATCGTAGATAATGTTTTTCAGGCCTTCGATTATCCTGTATTATTTGCCCGATCGGTAAACGGGCTGAAATTTGAAAATAATAAACTGCTCAGGAGCTACGACTTCCAACCATATCATGAAAATAAAGTAACCTTTTCACTTTCCGGCTGTAAGAATGTGAGCATTCAGCATAATTCGGTTGATCCGAAGCTGCTGGGAAAGAATATCCGGCTTAAGTTCATGGATAGGGCTGCTTTGCAATATCAACAGGAATTGGTTGTTGAATAACTAAATTCACGATTTAACTACATCATTTCATTATCTGACTACACCGGCCAATTTGTGCTACACCATCTTTGTACCATCATTTTTAAAAAGAAAATTTAAAAAAATGGAAAATTCAAAAGTATGGTTAGTCACAGGTGCTTCAAAAGGACTGGGGCTGGCATTAGTGAAAAAACTATTGAAAGAAGGATTTCGTGTTGCTGCAACTACACGCAATGTTCAATCACTTATTAAAGAAACAGGGGAGCCCACGGAATTTTTTTTACCACTTGAGGTGAATTTAGATGATGATAACGACGTAAAAAACGCAGTCAAAAAAAGCATCGGCCATTTTGGACAACTGGATATCGTTGTGAATAATGCTGGCTACGGACAGCTCGGAACCCTGGAAGAGCTTACAGACGAGGAAGCCAGAGCTAATTTTGATGTCAACGTTTTTGGCGCTCTTAACGTTATCAGAAATGTAATGCCCTACTTGAGAGCGCAAAAAAGCGGGCATATCTTTAACATTTCTTCAGTAGGTGGTTATTTTGGCAGCTTTGCTGGATGGGGGATTTATTGTGCCACCAAATTTGCAATGGCAGGCTTTACAGAAGCGCTGGTGGAGGAAATCAGGGAGTTTGGCGTAAAGGCAACCGTTGTATATCCTGGCTATTTCCGTACCGACTTTCTGACACAAGGTTCTTTGAAGAGACCAAAGCAGGCCATTCAGGCCTACAAGGCAGCAAGGCAATCTGAACAGACTCATGTCAATGACATTAACGGTAACCAGGCTAATGATCCGGCTAAGGCGGCGGATGTGCTGATTGCTGTAAGCAGGGTAGATAATCCGCCCGTACACCTGCTGTTAGGCAACGATGCGTATAACGGTCTCAGGAGCAAAATCGATATCATTACCGGGGATGCAGAACAATGGAAAGCGCTTACTTTATCCACTGCTATATAGATCATTTTTGCAAGATAAATAGGTAGTAAATTTGTGTTTATGGGAAAGACATTTCGCTTTAATTCAATAGCTGAATTTCATACTTTCTGTAATCTGCCCAGGCCTGAACATCCGCTGATCAGCCTGGTAGATTATAGCAAGGTTTCCTATCCAATAGATGGAAGTGACCTGAAATGGATACAGAATTTTTATTCTGTCGGATTAAAGCGGAATGTTAATGCCAAATTCAACTACGGCCAGCAGGAATATGATTTTGACTCGGGGGTGCTTACCTTTATATCTCCCCTTCAGTTTCTTAAAGTGGAGGTTAACCAGAATGTAGAGATAGAGCCAACTGGCTGGCTCTTACTGATCCACCCTGATTTTTTTTGGAACACTTCATTGGCAAAGAAAATAAAGACATACGATTTCTTTCAGTATGCCGTCAACGAAGCACTTTTTCTTTCAGATAAAGAAGAAGGAATTATTGTCGACATCCTGCAACGCATACAGCAGGAATACCAGTCTAACATCGATAAATTCAGCCAGGAACTTATTGTCGCACACATGGAGTTGTTGCTGATCTACTCCGAGCGGTTTTACGAACGACAATTTATCACCCGGAGAAAATCAAATCACGGATTAATAGTCCGCTTCGAGCAGATCCTTTCTCAATATTTCGATAATAAGAAGCTGCCGGAAAATGGAGTACCAACCGTTACTATGATTGCTGAACAAATGAACATTTCCCCCAATTATTTAGGGACGCTGCTTCGTATACACACCAAACAGAACACGCAACAGCATATTCAAAATAAGCTGATCGATTACGCCAAAGAACGTTTAAGTACAACAAATTTGTCAGTAAGTGAAATTGCTTACGAGCTTGGCTTTGAACATCCGCAGTCATTCAGCAAGCTTTTTAAAACTAAAACCAGGCAGTCGCCGTTGGAATTCAGACAGGCGTTTAATTGAGGCTATACTGGTAAGCGATAAAACATCAATCATCATCATCGTCAACCTGTTTCCCTGCCAGGTGCGCCGGGTACTGCTGCTCGCCTTTGGCGGCAAACCAAAGTATGCGGTTCAGTACATCGTCATTGCCACCATCAATACGGTCATATTCCTTGCGCATTGATTGCTTTGCATATTCTAAGGCTTTGCCTTTTAAGGCAGTCAGAGAAGCATTCATTTCATCCAGGGGAATCAGGTTGGTTCTTGCCATGAAAGGAGTAGGGGACGGCATATTTTCAAAACACTCAAACATAGGACGGGCGGTTGCATCCAGCAGGTTCATAGGCGGAATGCCTAGTATCTGTTCAATAGAGCGCACCATGTTGGTTTGATTATAATTCACAGAAACGGTTTTGCCTGTGCGGTTATACGGGCTGATCACAAAACCAGTGGTGCGGTAAGCGGATACATGGTCCCACCCGGCCTGAGAATCATCTTCCGTTACAAATATAACCGTGCTTTCCCAAAAGCGGCTTTTGCTCAGCGCTTCAACAATACGGCCCAGCGCCAGGTCATTATCGGCCACCATTGCACGGGGCGTAGGCATACCAGGGCGGGTACCGGCAGTATGGTCGGTAGACAAAGCCATTACCATTAATTCAGGCAACGAATCTCCCGGCAAAGCTTCATATTCCTTTAGCTCTTTTATAAAGGCATCGGCGCGATACTGGTCCGTAATTTTCAGTTCATCTGAAGCAGGGTAGTTCTGAGAGAGCCACGGTTGTACTCTCGATATAGTGGTGACGTTTTTAAACTCCAGTGGCTCCCCATTTTTATACTTTGTATAGATATCTGTCCAGCTTAGTTTTTCATCCATTTCGGGCAGGGCAGCTTCACCGTATATACGAACTTTTTTCCCGTGATCTGCGGCATTGTTCCATATAAATCCTTTCTGGTTGTACACCATGGCATCAGTTTGTACATGAGGATAACTACGGAACCAGGCGCGCACATTTTTTTCAATGTAGTCTGTTACCATGGCAGCATCTGTCCATTGATGCCCTTCGGCAGAGCATTTACCCGAAGCATGGTAATTGTCCAACAGCACATAATCGTGGGCAAACTTATGTTGATTGGGAGTGATGCTGTCGCCATAGAGGCAAAGTTCTTTAGCGCCATTTCCTTTAGGTAAATCGCCCAATACCTGGTCGTAAGTCCGGTTTTCCTTGATAACATATAGTACATGCTTAAACACGGAAGGCTCGCCAATACGTTCGGGCATTGGCCGGGCAGGTTGTTTTGGGCGCGGACTTTGCCTGCTCAACTCAGTACGAAACAAAAGCATCAGCTTTTTTACATCGGCAGTATATTTTTTTAGCTGCTGTCGGTTGGGGGCAGTGATAAAAGAGAGCGTCGCTTTTTCGTAATGAGAATTGTAGGCAGCGCCGGGATAAGCGCCCGCTTCGTTACGTTTGGTTTCTTTACTGCTAATGCGGGAACCTTCGCCTTCCAGGTTGCTGACGATAAGCTGGTTACCAATAACACGCACACCACCCGGATAAGCTTCTGTAGGAATATAGCCTTTTACAAAAGACGCACGGCTGCCATTGGCAGAAGCGTCGGCACCCAGTTCGATTACCGCCAGTGCGTTGTCCATACCATTGGCTACATACAGGGTTTTACCATCGGCAGATATATCCAGCGCATTGGGCGAATCGCCGATAAAGCCACTGTTTTTATCATCTATCTTCACAGATATGGTAGCGGTTACCGATAAGGTAGCGGTGTTGATCACCGTAATATCATCTGAATTACCGTTGGCAATGTATACAAACCTTCCGTCGGCACTGCGCGCGAGGTCGTTAGGATGCAAGCCTGTCGGTATTTCCTTCACTAAAGAACCGTTCATATCAAATACTGATACCGACCCTTCGGAAGCGGAGCCGGTAGCGGGATCAATAAACATTCTTCCATAGGGTACGCCTGCCGTTTCTCCGGATGCTGCGTTATCAGGCATTCTGCCGCCCCAGTTGGTCACAAATAGCTGTTGGTTTACAATAGCAATACCGTAAGGTGCTACCCCTGTAGGCGCGCTCCAGATGCGTTGTTTGTTGGTAAGATTGATTTTTTCCAGTGTATTGTTACCATTCAGCACCACATAGAGGTAAGGAGTACCATTTTCAATATGCACCGCCACTTCGTTAGGCAATGCCAGTGGAGCCGGGGCTATTGGCGGCAGGTCGATGGTGTCGGTAATATGTAGGTCGGTACCGTTCCATATGGCTTCAAACACCGCCGATTTGGACTGCCCGCTTTGCGCAGCACCCCAGAAAATATGCGTGTCGCTACCGCTTTGCCATACTTCAATGCCGGAATAGGTGCTCATAAACCCTTTATAGGCCGAACCTGCAAACGTACAGGCAGCCAGTTGTTTCTTTTTCTGGTAATCAACAATAGAAATACCGTAGCGGTCTTCAACGGCTATCAATCCGGTACCCGGGATCTGTTTCAGGTCGAGGCTGTGGTTTTCCAGGTTGGGATCTCCATAGCGCAGTATCGATCCTGCCGGGTGAATGATGCGGTTGTAAGGCATTAATACCGGTAGCTCATTTTTGGCCAGCGTACTATTGTCGTAAGCCGCCCCATAAGGATTTGCCGCTTTCTTTGCACCCGCTGCAACCTGTGCCTGCAACGCCTGCGTGTACATAGCTGCAATGCCGATCAATAAAACAGATAAACGAACACCTGGTGATTTTCCTGGACAGAATGAACACATACAATCTATAATTAAGCCGTTTGTTAAATGGATATCAGTAAGATAAAAATAAACAAACGCCATTTTCCCGGGGATAATATTTTATTTTCATTAATTCGTAGTAAAGAATTTCGCTTATTTGCCAACGATTATGGAAGACAAAAGCAACCCGCTCACTGAGCGGGTTGCTCCAAATTCTGCGGACCGGACGGGACCGCTGTATATCTTCTGAAATCCTTGTAAAATCAGTACTTTCTGGAAGTGAGCAAGGTTGTTAACCTTATTGCTAACCTTGGATAGGTTTAACCATTGTTGTCAAGAACTGTGATGCTCAAAAATTTATCCATGTATGTTTTAGGTAAATGCCACAGAATGTAATACTTTACCCTGGGAAATTTCATTGTTAATTTCAAAAAACATACTTATGAAGATGTTAAACATGTATGAATGTACACCACTTAATGAACAGGAATTGCTTACAGTAAATGGCGGCAGCGGGCGTTCTGCCGTTTACTTCGATGTAACAATAGTAGGTAAGGCAGCTGGACGGATTTTAGTCGAACTTTATAATGATACAATAGTTCCTAAAATTGGGGCCGAAGTTAACGTTAATGTCTAATAGCATTTCTTATTACAGTGATCACTATTGGTAAAAGTTAGCCCTTTCCTTTTTACAAGAGAAAGGGCTGTTTAGTATTTGGGATGCTACAGCGAGCTTTTCCCTTTGCTCCGAAGTCGCAAAGGGTATTGAAACGGAATTTACGATTCTGGCCAGTCTTTTGTTGCATCTTCTGCTATATCCAAAAGCTTCATTAAGACAGGAAACATCCCAGATAATATCATCCATGTTTAACAGTTCTGTTCTCCTGGTATGGATGAAGAACAATTACTTACATCCATACAAGCCAGTGCGGCAGCATGAAGGAGTGATAGGAGAAAGCGGGAGGATTAATGGGAGAATGATGCAGGTAAGGTGGAGTTGATCTGAAGATGGATGGATGATAGTTTTACCTGGGGTATAATAGCACATGGCAAAAATGCAGTAAGGTATCGGGTATTTTTCTAAGCAACAATCAGGCATATACCTGTAAAAAAGGCCGGTATTCATACATCCGGACATAGGTATCCATGAACCAATTTCCTGGAAATAATATAAGAGCAGCTGATAACAATCTCCGGTCAGGAAAAAGCTATACCTGTTCATTCCCGTTGTAAGGCTAATGAAGAGTAGCCAATAACAGAACCCTTAAGTAGCAGTACGTCCTGGTACAATGGCCATCGTTTCAATAGTGGCTTGCTGTGTTTTTTACGGGCTTGTGGGGCTGGAGATGCAGCTGTAGTTACAGCGATCACCTCTGCAGTCATGTATTTGCTGTTGTCCATAACCAGGCTCCCCTTGAAAGCGCGTACCTGTAATACGACGATCCCTGTTCCTTTTCCCGGAACGGTCATGTTCAGTTCCATGCCTTCGAACGGTTTACTGAGATCAATCCTCTTTGTGATGGAGACTGCGCCTGTAATCCGCCGGTGGGCAAAATGAGCCCGCACAGCGATGGCTTTTATCTCAAAATGGGTGAATCCGGACAATCGTGATAATTCCTGTGCAGGAATCAGCAGTATGCCATCGGGTGTGAATATGGGGGAGTGAGAGAAGAATTTTTCCAGGCCGGTGTGCCGGTTGAACCGGTATCCTTTTATGCCCTGTACACCGGATTGTATCAGCACTTTGTTCAGCCGGTTTACGAAAGCGTCGTCGCAACGAAGATCCAGGTGGGGGGCGAATGCTTTGCGTATGAGGCGGCCTTTACGGCTGGCAATACCAAAATTGCGGGCAGCCTGCCGGGTGGCCGTTGTTTGTTTTACGCGGGCAGGCATACTACGCAGGAAGTGAACTCCATTGCGTTCGTAGCCAATTACGTTATCCAGTTTGCCGGTAAAGAGGAATGGGCCTGTTTGTGTTGCCATGTTACTTACGTTTTTCTTAAAGTTATGCCAACCGGGGGGATCAGCTCCCGAGACTTCTTTAGCAATTATCAAATGTGTCTGGCCTGGGTGTTAGCGTATATTCAACGGGAAGTACCCCGGAAGAGGGAATTGTTCAGTACTGATTACACGGGTGTAAGAAGATTTCGAAAAGTTGGATGGCAAACTATTGCAGGTTACCTGCCCCAGGATTTCAACTTGATCCGATCTTTTTAGGAAAGATAGCATATCAAAAACAAAAAGCCTCCAGATTCCACATCTGAAGGCTTTTTAAATTTCTGCGGACCGGACGGGACTCGAACCCGCGACCTCCGCCGTGACAGGGCGGCATTCTAACCAACTGAACTACCGATCCGTTTCCTAAAAACCTGTTACCCAACTATTTGGGTCTTCCGTTTTGGGATTGCAAAGATAGCAACAAACTTCCCAATTAAGCAAATCTTTTTTAAAAAATATTTTCAGCGTTATCTTTACACCTGTTCTTTAACCAATTTAATCAATTTATGCAATTCCTGGATTTCGAGAAACCTATCGCTGACTTATATGAACAGCTCGAGAAACTGAAGGAAAATGGCCAGAAATCAGGCGTAGATGTATCTGCTACTGTGAGTGAATACGAACAGAAAATAGCCGCTACCCGCCAGCAGATCTATGACCACCTCACCGCTTTTCAGCGCGTTCAGCTGAGCCGTCATCCTGATAGGCCCTATACTTTGGCGTATATCGAAAAAATGTGCACCAACTTTATGGAACTGCATGGCGACCGGAATGTAAAAGACGATAAGGCGATGGTCGGTGGCTTTGCTGACCTGGATGGAGAAACTGTCATGTTCATCGGTCAACAGAAAGGCGTAAACACCAAAATGCGCCAGCTGAGAAACTTCGGTATGGCCAACCCGGAAGGCTACCGTAAAGCCCTCCGCCTCATGAAACTCGCCGAAAGATTCAATAAACCTATCGTTACGCTCATAGATACACCCGGCGCTTATCCCGGCCTCGAAGCTGAAGAAAGAGGCCAGGCAGAAGCTATCGCCCGGAATCTCTTTGAAATGGTGAAACTCCGCGTCCCCGTTATCTGCATCGTGATCGGTGAAGGTGCCTCCGGTGGCGCACTGGGCATCGGTATCGGCGACAGGGTATTTATGCTGGAAAACAGCTGGTACACCGTTATCTCTCCTGAAAATTGCTCTACAATCCTCTGGCGTAGCTGGAATTTCAAGGAAAAAGCTGCAGAAGAACTGAAACTGACTTCTGATTATATGAGTCAATTTGGCCTGGTAGACGGTATCGTACGTGAACCCCTCGGTGGCGCTCACGTAAATCCCGATGAAATGGCTGTCATCCTCAAGACCCGCATAAAGGAAACACTGGCGGAACTGAAGAAAATCGATCCGGATACCCGCATCGAACAACGCATCGACAAGTTCTCCCGTATGGGTTTCTTTGAAGAGAAATAAAAAATATTTAGAGATCACAATAAAAATTTAGAATTTCGGCCTTCGGAATTCTAAATTTTTATTCCCGTAAACACAATCATGGAACAACTAAAAGGCACCGGGGTGGCATTGGTAACACCCTTTAAAGCAGATGAAAGCATCGATTGGAATGCTTTGGAAAAATTGATCAACCACGTGATCGATGGTGGTGTAAACTATGTAGTGTCTCTTGGCACCACTGGTGAAACACCTACTCTTTCTGCAGAAGAAAAGCTGGATTTGATGAAATTCACTTTCGAAAAGGTGTCGAAGCGGGTGCCCGTAGTTGTTGGCATTGGTGATTATAACACCAGAGATGTTGTAAAAAGATTGGAAAAATGCCCGCTGGATGAGGCTGCCGCCGTACTCAGCGTAGCCCCTTATTATAGCAAGCCTACCCAGGAAGGCATCATTCAGCATTATAAAACCATTGCTGCAGCCTCTCCCAAGCCCATTATCCTGTATAATGTGCCTGGCCGTACCGGCCGTAACATGACTGCTGAAACCACGCTCCGCCTGGCTCATGAAGTCGAAAACATCATTGCCATGAAGGAAGCTTCCGGCGATATGTTGCAATGCATGCAGATTATCCGCGATAAACCTGAGGATTTCCTCGTGCTCAGCGGCGACGATGCACTGGCGCTGGCTCAGCTGGCCTGTGGTATGGATGGTGTGATCTCTGTAGCTGCAAACTATTTCGCTACCGATTTTTCCAGCATGGTGCATGCTGCCCTTATCAACGATTATCCGGCTGCTCGCATACTCAACAATAAAATGCTCCAGGGATTCGACCTGATGTTCGCAGAGAACAATCCTGCTGGAATCAAGGCTTTCCTGCATCATGCCGGCCTTGTTGAAAATACTTTCCGCCTCCCCGTCCTCCCTGTCAGCGATGGCCTCTACAAAAAGATCGGGGAGTACTTAAAAAGCTACTAGCCTTTAGCGCTTAGTCTTTAGTGATCGAAACGAATAGACAGATAACATGCCTGTTTTATCCGCTTCAATCACTAAAGGCTAACCGCTAAAAACTAAAGACTACACCAGGTAGCTTACCCCTTCTTCCGCAATCTCGGTTGCTTCAAAAATTGGGTGTGTCTCGTCCAGAAATGGCTGTAAATCAGTGTATTTAGAAGAGAAGTGACCTATCAGCAGTTTTTTAACTCCGGCAGCAGATGCCAAAGTAGCGGCCTGTACCGATGTGCTATGATACCTTTCCGCAGCTCTTTCCTGTAAATCATGCAGGTAGGTGGTTTCATGATACATCATATCCGCTCCTTTCAGCCAGGGTAGCAGATTTTCATCATATATCGTATCAGCACAATACACGTAGCGTTTACCAGGATGCGGTGGCAGCGTAACCCAGTCGTTTTTCACTATGGTGCCGTCTTTTCGCTCATAATCAGCCCCGTCCTGCAACTTCGGGAAGTATGCAGCCGGAATTTCATAGGCACGGGCCTGTTCCGGTATCAGCCGGCGCTTCCGCTTCTGCATCTCAATCGAAAACCCGAAACAGGAGATCCGGTGCTGTGTAGGGAAACAGCTTACCCGTAACTCCTTGTCTTCCAGTATAATACCACTATACCCAGGCTGAAGTGGCACAAATGACAACTCAAATTTCAAAGCCGTGCCCGAACAATCAAGCTGCAACTGTATGATAGCCTCCAGCTCCGGTGGCGCATACACGCTGAGCGGATCGGTTCGCCCCATCAGACTCAGTGTGTTCAATAACCCTATCAGCCCGAAATAATGATCGCCATGCAGGTGGCTGATAAAAATGTACCTCAATTTACTACGCCTGATCCGGTACCGGGCTATCTGTATCTGCGTTCCTTCGCCGCAGTCTACCAGCAGCAACTGGTCGTTGCAGGTAACTATCTGGGCAGTGGGGTGCCTGTCCAGGGTGGGGATGGCCGAGTTGTTACCTAATATCGTTACAGCAAACATCAAATTATAACTTTATTCTTTGCATTTGGTACCGCCGGCAGTCCGCAGGCCGGCATGGTGCCTTTCCCTATTCCAGTCCATCCAGCAACTCCCGCTCCAGCTCCTCCATCATCACCAGGTCTATCGCCTCCGCCATAGTAGGGGCCAGATTTAGCTGATCGTCGCCGGCAGCCTTCAGCGCTGCTGTTAAAGTGTTGTTAACTCCTGTGATCGCACAGGAAAATTTATTGTCATACATACACCGGTAAACTGTTAAAATGGCTTCCACTCCCTTCTCATCAATTTCCTGCACCAATGCCATGTCCAGTATGAGATTGCGCCCGGACAAACCAGGCAGGGTGGTCACTGTGGAAATGAAATCTTCTGACAAATTAGCATCCAACCTGGAGATATCCGGACAAAAAACAACTATTTTCTCTTTGGTATCAATTTTGAATTTCATGCGTTGGACGTTGTTTTATACATTTAGTAAAAATAAATTTTGATAAGGGGAACCCGCCTATAAAATATAACCGCAAGAGATCGAAACAAAAACCTCCTTTTCTTCGTAAATATTTTTAAACGAACGTACCCGCACCAACGCAAAAATAAATCTTAATATTATTAAAGTGTAAGTTGTTTAAGCGTAAAAAAAGAATAACTTCATTTCAGAACAAAGCGTAATAATCGTAAGTCAGAATTATTCGTTATTATTGTATAAGCAAGCCCCCGTAAGGGTTTTTGATAATTTAATAATCTCACAATGGACCAGAATTTTTCACCGCAAGTTAAGGAGATCATTTCGTTCAGCAGAGAGGAAGCTTTACGACTGGGAAATGACTTCATCGGTACAGAACACCTGCTGCTGGGTATCATCCGGGAAGGCGAGGGTACGGCAGTAAAGATTCTGCAGGCTTTGAACGTAGATCTGTACGAATTACGCAAGGAAGTAGAACTGGCTGTAAAAGATAAGACAGGAAAGAATATTGCGAACATTAATAGCCTCCCGCTTACCAGACAAGCCGAGAAAGTAATACGGGTAACCGTGTTGGAAGCTAAAGCACTCAAAAGTGCCACAGTGGAAACCGAACACCTCATGCTTTCCATACTCAAGAATAAAGAAAACGTTTGTACACAAATCTTACAACAATTTGACGTGGACTACGATACTTTTAAAAACGAACTGGGCTTTGTAAAATCTGCGGACCCTAAATCTGAATTCGACGATCCGGGCGAAGAAGAATTCGAAGACGAAAGAAAGAGTTACGCATCCAAAGCCAAACAGACCAACACTAAATCCAAAACGCCCGTGCTGGATAATTTTGGTAGAGACATCACCAAGTTGGCCGAAAGCGGCAGCCTCGATCCCATCGTGGGCCGTGAGCAGGAAATTGAAAGGGTTTCCCAGATACTTTCCCGCCGCAAAAAGAATAATCCGATCCTCATCGGTGAACCCGGTGTGGGTAAAACCGCCATCGTGGAAGGCCTCGCCCTCCGCATTGTGCAACGGAAAGTTTCCCGCGTATTGTTCGACAAACGCGTGGTAAGCCTCGACCTCGCTGCGCTCGTGGCAGGTACCAAATACCGTGGCCAGTTTGAAGAAAGAATGAAAGCCATCATGAATGAACTCGAGAAAAACAGGGATGTTATCCTGTTTATCGATGAAATTCACACTATCGTTGGCGCCGGCGGCGCTTCCGGA
The genomic region above belongs to Chitinophaga sp. 180180018-3 and contains:
- a CDS encoding helix-turn-helix transcriptional regulator, which encodes MGKTFRFNSIAEFHTFCNLPRPEHPLISLVDYSKVSYPIDGSDLKWIQNFYSVGLKRNVNAKFNYGQQEYDFDSGVLTFISPLQFLKVEVNQNVEIEPTGWLLLIHPDFFWNTSLAKKIKTYDFFQYAVNEALFLSDKEEGIIVDILQRIQQEYQSNIDKFSQELIVAHMELLLIYSERFYERQFITRRKSNHGLIVRFEQILSQYFDNKKLPENGVPTVTMIAEQMNISPNYLGTLLRIHTKQNTQQHIQNKLIDYAKERLSTTNLSVSEIAYELGFEHPQSFSKLFKTKTRQSPLEFRQAFN
- the dapA gene encoding 4-hydroxy-tetrahydrodipicolinate synthase, translating into MEQLKGTGVALVTPFKADESIDWNALEKLINHVIDGGVNYVVSLGTTGETPTLSAEEKLDLMKFTFEKVSKRVPVVVGIGDYNTRDVVKRLEKCPLDEAAAVLSVAPYYSKPTQEGIIQHYKTIAAASPKPIILYNVPGRTGRNMTAETTLRLAHEVENIIAMKEASGDMLQCMQIIRDKPEDFLVLSGDDALALAQLACGMDGVISVAANYFATDFSSMVHAALINDYPAARILNNKMLQGFDLMFAENNPAGIKAFLHHAGLVENTFRLPVLPVSDGLYKKIGEYLKSY
- a CDS encoding acetyl-CoA carboxylase carboxyltransferase subunit alpha — its product is MQFLDFEKPIADLYEQLEKLKENGQKSGVDVSATVSEYEQKIAATRQQIYDHLTAFQRVQLSRHPDRPYTLAYIEKMCTNFMELHGDRNVKDDKAMVGGFADLDGETVMFIGQQKGVNTKMRQLRNFGMANPEGYRKALRLMKLAERFNKPIVTLIDTPGAYPGLEAEERGQAEAIARNLFEMVKLRVPVICIVIGEGASGGALGIGIGDRVFMLENSWYTVISPENCSTILWRSWNFKEKAAEELKLTSDYMSQFGLVDGIVREPLGGAHVNPDEMAVILKTRIKETLAELKKIDPDTRIEQRIDKFSRMGFFEEK
- a CDS encoding bifunctional YncE family protein/alkaline phosphatase family protein, which translates into the protein MCSFCPGKSPGVRLSVLLIGIAAMYTQALQAQVAAGAKKAANPYGAAYDNSTLAKNELPVLMPYNRIIHPAGSILRYGDPNLENHSLDLKQIPGTGLIAVEDRYGISIVDYQKKKQLAACTFAGSAYKGFMSTYSGIEVWQSGSDTHIFWGAAQSGQSKSAVFEAIWNGTDLHITDTIDLPPIAPAPLALPNEVAVHIENGTPYLYVVLNGNNTLEKINLTNKQRIWSAPTGVAPYGIAIVNQQLFVTNWGGRMPDNAASGETAGVPYGRMFIDPATGSASEGSVSVFDMNGSLVKEIPTGLHPNDLARSADGRFVYIANGNSDDITVINTATLSVTATISVKIDDKNSGFIGDSPNALDISADGKTLYVANGMDNALAVIELGADASANGSRASFVKGYIPTEAYPGGVRVIGNQLIVSNLEGEGSRISSKETKRNEAGAYPGAAYNSHYEKATLSFITAPNRQQLKKYTADVKKLMLLFRTELSRQSPRPKQPARPMPERIGEPSVFKHVLYVIKENRTYDQVLGDLPKGNGAKELCLYGDSITPNQHKFAHDYVLLDNYHASGKCSAEGHQWTDAAMVTDYIEKNVRAWFRSYPHVQTDAMVYNQKGFIWNNAADHGKKVRIYGEAALPEMDEKLSWTDIYTKYKNGEPLEFKNVTTISRVQPWLSQNYPASDELKITDQYRADAFIKELKEYEALPGDSLPELMVMALSTDHTAGTRPGMPTPRAMVADNDLALGRIVEALSKSRFWESTVIFVTEDDSQAGWDHVSAYRTTGFVISPYNRTGKTVSVNYNQTNMVRSIEQILGIPPMNLLDATARPMFECFENMPSPTPFMARTNLIPLDEMNASLTALKGKALEYAKQSMRKEYDRIDGGNDDVLNRILWFAAKGEQQYPAHLAGKQVDDDDD
- a CDS encoding alpha-1,3-galactosidase B, with protein sequence MSINKYPGSLLLLTVILCCWQHLTAQRNTAVKQPYYDTVYVTVYGATPDSRNDAVPAVQAALEVCRKKRNPLLFFPAGRYDFWPTKARQKAYYESNTTVDNPRYNAILIDNFRQLTVSGNGSSFIYHGRIQPFTIDHSSNVTIRDLAVNWDFPLTAQATVLDTAADHIDVSIDTAQYPYRLNNQQLVFAAEGWSGKITGVMEYDAKTHLIAYRTGDQPALGNNWSSYSAEIRGNGVVRLHHRFLRKPAPGNVLVLRHNARDHAMIFVTDSKHIQFQHINGYHCAGLGILSQYASDLTFSHVNIVPDSTKGRYFSGHDDGLHFSNCSGNIVVDSCRFAGLMDDPINVHGTYVKIIRKLGSNRLLCRFMESMSIGMEWARTNEKVAFINHHSLQTIGNSKVTAFKVNSPTDFELTLSDTIPVRVAESDGLENTTWTPNVTVRNSSFESCRARGLLVSTPGKVIVTGNNFSSSGSAILIAGDVNSWYESGAVRDVLIKNNRFLAPCNTSDYQFTEAVISIYPEIPIMNAATPPYHKNIRIVDNVFQAFDYPVLFARSVNGLKFENNKLLRSYDFQPYHENKVTFSLSGCKNVSIQHNSVDPKLLGKNIRLKFMDRAALQYQQELVVE
- a CDS encoding SDR family NAD(P)-dependent oxidoreductase, with amino-acid sequence MENSKVWLVTGASKGLGLALVKKLLKEGFRVAATTRNVQSLIKETGEPTEFFLPLEVNLDDDNDVKNAVKKSIGHFGQLDIVVNNAGYGQLGTLEELTDEEARANFDVNVFGALNVIRNVMPYLRAQKSGHIFNISSVGGYFGSFAGWGIYCATKFAMAGFTEALVEEIREFGVKATVVYPGYFRTDFLTQGSLKRPKQAIQAYKAARQSEQTHVNDINGNQANDPAKAADVLIAVSRVDNPPVHLLLGNDAYNGLRSKIDIITGDAEQWKALTLSTAI